From one bacterium genomic stretch:
- the queD gene encoding 6-carboxytetrahydropterin synthase QueD, with protein MYRLMVEEGFSSAHSISGYPGNCRRTHGHNYKVRIYLKNEELDNLGMVFDFKEIKKKLKDVILPFDHQNLNEIPPFDKTPPTSENIAFYIFENLKKVIPSLYEVRISEKDGRWAGYSILDSYSASHFYLGIKA; from the coding sequence ATGTATAGGCTAATGGTAGAAGAGGGATTTTCTTCTGCCCATTCAATATCTGGTTATCCTGGAAATTGCAGAAGAACCCATGGCCATAATTACAAGGTTAGAATATATTTAAAGAATGAGGAATTGGATAACCTTGGAATGGTATTTGATTTTAAAGAGATAAAGAAAAAGCTTAAGGATGTGATCCTTCCTTTTGACCATCAAAATCTTAATGAAATTCCTCCATTTGATAAAACCCCTCCAACATCTGAGAACATTGCATTTTATATCTTTGAAAACCTTAAAAAGGTAATTCCCTCCCTTTATGAGGTAAGGATCTCTGAGAAGGATGGAAGATGGGCAGGATATAGCATTTTAGATAGCTATTCAGCTTCCCACTTCTATTTGGGTATAAAAGCCTAA